From Triticum urartu cultivar G1812 chromosome 2, Tu2.1, whole genome shotgun sequence, a single genomic window includes:
- the LOC125535389 gene encoding FACT complex subunit SPT16, which produces MADNGKAKSGSGGAYTINLETFSKRLKVFYDHWNGNKSDLWASSDAIAIATPPPSEDLRYLKSTALDVWLLGYEFPETIIVFMQKQIHFLCSQKKANLIGTLKDAASEAVGSDIVLHVKSKNGDGIDLMDDILRAVSAQSKSDTPVVGHIAKEAPEGKLLETWAEKLAGGSVQLADVTHGFSELFAVKDATEIICVKKAAYLTSSVMKNFVVPTMEKVIDEERKVSHSSLMDDTEKVILDPLKAKVKLKPENIDICYPPVFQSGGKFDLRPGASSNDDYLYYDPASIIICAIGSRYSNYCSNVARTFLIDATPAQSKAYETLLKAQEAALAACKPGNQMSAVFKAAVAVFEKNAPELLPNLTKSAGTGIGLEFRESGLNLNAKNDRLIKEGMIFNVNLGLSNIQAETNNEKTKQFSLLLADTALVNDKAAEILTNCSKAVKDVAYSFNEDEEEVPKPKRAKVEPNGVEALPSKATLRSDNQEMSKEELRRQHQAELARQKNEETARRLAGGGSGNGDGRGPSRNSNELVAYKNVNDVPFSRELVIQVDQRNEAVLLPIYGSMVPFHVSTVKSVTSHQDNRTCTIRIFFNVPGMPFSNDKDLKSQGAIYLKEITFRSKDPRHSSEVVQQIKTLRRQVASRESERAERATLVTQEKLQQASNKTKQMRLNDVWIRPPFGGRGRKLTGTLEAHVNGFRYSTSRADERVDIMYGNIKHAFFQPAEKEMITLLHFHLHNHIMVGNKKTKDVQFYVEVMDVVQTVGGSRRSALDPDEIEEEQRERDRKNRINMEFQNYINKVNDHWSQPQFKGLDLEFDIPLRELGFHGVPYKASAFIIPTSTCLVELIETPFLVVTLGEIEIVNLERVGFGTKNFDMAIVFKDFKKDVLRIDSIPSTSLDAIKEWLDTTDLKYYESRLNLNWRPILKTIIDDPQKFVDDGGWEFLNMEASDSEAEETEESDQGYEPSDAEPESESEEEDSDSASLVESDEDEEEDSDEDSEEEKGKTWDELEREATNADRDHGAESDSEEERRRRKVKTFSKSGAPPQRGPSSSKHAPLPQRGGSSSGNKSRPPPSSSKGGPPSKKPKFR; this is translated from the coding sequence ATGGCAGATAATGGTAAAGCAAAGTCAGGCTCAGGAGGAGCCTATACAATCAATCTAGAGACCTTCAGTAAGCGGCTTAAGGTGTTTTATGACCATTGGAACGGAAACAAGTCTGATCTTTGGGCTTCTTCTGATGCCATTGCAATTGCTACTCCGCCTCCTTCTGAGGATCTCCGTTATTTGAAATCCACAGCCCTGGATGTTTGGTTGCTTGGGTATGAATTTCCAGAAACCATAATTGTCTTCATGCAGAAGCAGATACATTTCTTATGCAGCCAGAAGAAAGCAAATCTCATTGGAACCCTCAAGGATGCTGCAAGTGAGGCTGTTGGTTCTGATATTGTCTTGCATGTGAAAAGCAAGAACGGGGATGGCATTGACCTGATGGATGACATACTGCGTGCTGTTTCTGCTCAGTCGAAATCTGACACTCCAGTTGTTGGTCACATTGCAAAAGAGGCACCTGAGGGTAAGCTCCTTGAAACATGGGCAGAAAAGTTAGCTGGTGGATCTGTACAACTTGCAGATGTAACACATGGGTTTTCTGAGCTTTTTGCCGTGAAAGACGCCACAGAGATCATATGTGTGAAGAAGGCTGCTTACCTAACTTCATCTGTGATGAAAAACTTTGTGGTACCGACCATGGAGAAGGTTATTGATGAGGAGAGAAAAGTCTCACACTCCTCATTGATGGATGACACAGAGAAGGTTATTCTTGATCCTTTGAAGGCCAAGGTGAAGTTGAAGCCTGAAAATATTGATATTTGCTACCCTCCTGTCTTCCAAAGTGGAGGGAAGTTTGATCTTAGGCCAGGTGCCTCCAGCAATGATGATTATCTCTACTATGATCCTGCAAGTATTATCATCTGTGCAATTGGGTCCAGGTACAGTAACTACTGTTCCAATGTTGCCAGAACATTTTTGATAGATGCTACCCCGGCACAGAGTAAAGCGTATGAGACACTTCTGAAAGCTCAGGAAGCTGCTTTAGCAGCATGTAAACCAGGCAATCAGATGTCTGCAGTTTTTAAGGCTGCAGTTGCAGTGTTTGAGAAGAATGCCCCTGAACTGCTTCCTAATCTAACAAAGTCAGCTGGAACTGGAATTGGCCTTGAGTTCCGAGAATCTGGCTTAAACTTGAATGCCAAGAATGACCGTCTGATAAAAGAGGGAATGATTTTCAATGTCAACCTTGGTTTGAGTAATATACAGGCAGAAACAAACAATGAGAAGACAAAGCAGTTCTCTTTGTTATTAGCTGATACAGCTTTAGTTAATGACAAGGCTGCAGAGATCTTGACCAATTGCTCCAAGGCTGTTAAAGATGTTGCGTATTCATTTaatgaagatgaggaggaagttCCGAAGCCGAAGAGGGCTAAGGTTGAGCCAAATGGCGTGGAAGCACTACCATCCAAGGCAACACTTCGGTCAGACAACCAGGAGATGTCCAAGGAAGAGCTCCGGAGACAGCACCAGGCTGAACTTGCTCGtcaaaagaatgaagagactgcTAGAAGGCTTGCTGGGGGTGGTTCTGGTAATGGTGATGGCCGTGGTCCTTCTAGGAATTCAAATGAGCTTGTTGCGTACAAGAATGTGAATGATGTACCTTTTTCGAGAGAGTTGGTGATACAAGTAGATCAGAGGAATGAAGCTGTTCTCTTACCTATATATGGCAGTATGGTCCCTTTCCATGTTTCTACTGTTAAGAGTGTGACCAGCCACCAGGACAACCGCACCTGCACTATCCGCATTTTCTTCAATGTACCTGGCATGCCATTCTCAAATGACAAAGATCTGAAGTCTCAAGGAGCGATCTACTTGAAAGAGATTACATTCCGCTCAAAGGATCCACGGCATAGCAGTGAAGTTGTCCAGCAGATCAAAACATTGAGGAGGCAAGTAGCTTCAAGGGAGTCAGAGAGAGCCGAAAGGGCCACCCTTGTTACCCAGGAGAAGCTCCAGCAGGCAAGCAACAAAACAAAGCAAATGAGGCTTAATGATGTCTGGATAAGGCCTCCATTTGGTGGTCGTGGGAGAAAGCTGACAGGAACTCTTGAGGCCCATGTTAATGGTTTCAGATATTCTACCTCACGGGCTGATGAGCGTGTGGATATCATGTATGGGAATATAAAACATGCTTTCTTCCAGCCAGCAGAGAAAGAAATGATTACTCTCCTTCATTTCCATCTGCATAATCATATCATGGTTGGAAACAAGAAGACGAAGGATGTGCAGTTTTATGTTGAAGTGATGGATGTTGTTCAAACTGTTGGTGGCAGCAGGAGGTCAGCCCTTGACCCTGATGAGATTGAAGAAGAGCAGCGTGAGAGGGACCGCAAGAACAGAATCAACATGGAGTTCCAGAACTATATCAACAAGGTTAACGACCACTGGTCGCAACCACAGTTCAAGGGGCTTGATCTGGAGTTTGACATCCCTCTTAGAGAGCTCGGGTTCCATGGTGTCCCGTATAAAGCTTCAGCTTTCATCATTCCAACTTCAACTTGTTTGGTTGAGCTGATTGAGACTCCCTTCCTGGTGGTGACCCTGGGTGAGATAGAGATTGTTAATCTGGAGAGGGTGGGCTTTGGAACAAAGAACTTTGACATGGCTATCGTGTTCAAGGACTTCAAGAAGGATGTTCTCCGCATCGACTCCATCCCGTCAACCTCACTTGACGCGATAAAGGAGTGGCTTGACACCACTGATCTCAAGTACTATGAGAGCAGGCTGAATCTGAACTGGCGCCCTATCCTGAAGACTATCATTGATGATCCCCAGAAGTTTGTTGACGATGGTGGCTGGGAGTTCCTGAACATGGAGGCAAGCGATTCTGAGGCAGAGGAAACAGAGGAATCAGACCAGGGGTATGAGCCTTCTGATGCTGAGCCTGAGTCTGAATCAGAAGAGGAAGACTCTGACAGCGCGTCGTTGGTGGAATCAgatgaggatgaggaagaggattCTGATGAAGACTCTGAGGAAGAGAAGGGCAAGACCTGGGACGAGCTGGAGCGGGAGGCGACCAACGCGGACCGGGATCATGGCGCAGAGTCAGACAGCGAGGAAGAAAGGAGGCGCCGCAAGGTCAAGACCTTCAGCAAGTCCGGTGCACCACCGCAGCGTGGTCCTAGCAGCAGCAAGCATGCTCCGCTGCCGCAGCGTGGTggcagcagcagcggcaacaagtcTCGCCCGCCTCCCAGTAGCTCCAAGGGAGGGCCGCCCTCGAAGAAGCCGAAGTTCAGGTGA